One stretch of Euphorbia lathyris chromosome 7, ddEupLath1.1, whole genome shotgun sequence DNA includes these proteins:
- the LOC136235781 gene encoding transmembrane emp24 domain-containing protein p24delta5-like, giving the protein MARKFDSRPRVAALSLILLICSIFSDLNLIPVAEAIWLTIPSTGTKCVSEEIHNNVVVLADYFVINEEKPEHTPNVSCKVTSPYGNNLHHVENVTTGRFAFTTSEAGNYLACFWLDPNRQEPTTATLSLDWRIGIAAKDWESVARKEKIEGVELDLKRLEGAVEAIHNNLIYLKDREAEMREVSEKTNARVAWYSVMSLGLCILVSALQLWHLQSYFQRKKLI; this is encoded by the exons ATGGCGAGGAAGTTTGACTCACGCCCTCGAGTGGCGGCGTTGTCGCTAATTCTTCtgatttgttcaatttttagtgATCTTAATCTAATACCTGTAGCTGAAGCTATATGGTTAACGATTCCAAGTACTGGTACCAAGTGTGTTTCAGAGGAGATCCACAATAACGTTGTCGTTTTGGCTgattattttgttattaatgAAGAAAAGCCTGAACACACCCCGAATGTCTCTTGTAAG GTAACATCGCCGTATGGGAACAATCTTCACCATGTTGAAAATGTAACTACTGGTAGGTTTGCATTTACAACTTCAGAGGCTGGTAACTACTTGGCATGTTTCTGGCTGGATCCCAATAGACAAGAACCCACAACCGCGACTTTGAGCCTGGATTGGAGAATTGGTATTGCTGCTAAGGATTGGGAATCAGTGGCCAGGAAAGAAAAAATCGAG GGTGTTGAACTTGACCTAAAGAGACTTGAAGGAGCAGTTGAAGCCATTCACAATAATCTGATCTATCTCAAGGACAG GGAAGCGGAGATGAGGGAGGTGAGTGAAAAAACAAATGCGAGAGTAGCATGGTACAGTGTAATGTCACTGGGTCTTTGTATCCTGGTTTCGGCGTTGCAGCTTTGGCATTTGCAGAGTTATTTCCAGAGGAAAAAGCTTATATGA